AATCATAACCACACCGCTCATTTTGGGGTGATCTTCTTTGGCGTATTCAACCTCAAGTTTTCGGTCTGTGTTTTCTCCCTTTTCCAAAGCCATAAATTCATCTACATTAATCAGTTTCGATTTTAGGTTAAAATTACCGCTCAGAGTTCCTTTTGATTCCAGAAAATAATTAATAGTATTTAAAAGATATCCGTTAATATCAAAATCCGATTTTCCATAAGAAGCATTAAATTTTTCAAACCACATTTTCTCGTTCTGAAAACGGAAATTTCCCTGTTTGATAAAGAATGATTTCGGAAACAATTCAGATGTTGCTTTTATATTTTTCAACAGAATTGTACCGCGATTATCAAGTTTGCTGTATTGTCCCGTTGTGGCGTAGCTTTGTTTACCTTTAAGCGAAAGATCTGCTTTTGCATAACCGCTTACATCGAGTCCTTTTTGAGAAAATACCTGATAGATTCGGCCCACATTCAGTTCACCTTTTATTTTGGCATTATACGCCAGATCACTAAAATCCGATAAAGCTGCGTTTATATACACCGGATTTCCTTCAAAAGTAAAAGAAGCAGGCGCAATGGCTACAATCAAATCTTCGTAGGTTCCGGCTTTATTTAAGGCGTTTGCCACGAAAGTAATATTGGTAATCGGGTTAGGATAATAATCGGTTTTCAGCCAGCCGTTTCGAAGCGAAATACCGCCTATAGTTTTAGGAAACAGTTTTTTGGATGTGCTGAAAAGTCCTTTTGCCTTAATATCAGTTTTTAAAATTCCTTTAATATTGATTTTATCCAAACCTAACGCCGCATCTACAACAGCAAGATCAAGAGCGCCTTTTACACTTGCATCTATATTCATTTCGCTCAAACCCCTGCTGCGCAGATAGGCATTAAAATAATCTTTTTCGCCGACTTTAAATCGTAAGTTTCTCAGGTTAACCGCCAGCTGTTCTGTATCAAGTGACGGAAGCAGGGCGTTGAGATCCATTTGAAAATCGGTTAAGGGAACGGGCGCATTTTGATAATTTACAGCACCGTCTTTTATTTTTAGATTGAAAGCCAGATTGGGTTTCTTGTTTTGAGAAACATTGTAATCTCCTCTAAACGAAAGTACCAGATTGCTTTTTCCTGAAACTTCGGTTTCTTCCAGCCAGGTTAAATATTCCGGCGGCATAACCGACAGTAAATCTTTGACAGTAGTATTTTCAGAGGCAGCTTTGATATTTATTTTGTAACCATCTCGTAAAATGGTAAACAATCCTGTAAATGTAAGCGGCAGTTTGTTGATTTGTAATTCATTTTTTTGCAGAATAAACGAAAGCGCGTGCGTATTAATGCGGGTAATTAAATCGGCGTGGACTTCTTTTTTTCTCAGATAAGCCGTTTTGCCGTAGTAGAAATCAAGCGTATCAATTTTAGCATCGGTGTTGAGGTCAAAAATATCTTCGCTTAAATTTCCTTTTCCAATATAATTGAAGCCTTTGGCATCTACCAGAATCTTAGCCGAACGGTCGTTGTATTTTACATGGCAGTTTTTGAGATCGATTCGTTCCAAACGAATGGCAGTTCCTTCTTCAGGAGCATTTGGATCTTCCTTTTCATTTTTTCGGTCTTCCGGTGCCACATAAATATTGTAATTGGCCTGTCCTTTTTGGTTGACCATTACATTAATTAAAGCATCAGAAATATATAATTTGTTGATTTTTACTTCATTGTCAAAAATCAGTCTTTTTAAATTTATTCCAAAAGCAACCTGATCTGCTTTTAATAAAGTATCATTTCCAAAAGGGGCCGATCCTGTAAGCGAAAGATCATCGAGTGAAACAGTAAGCGATGGAAAATGGGTAAAAAACGAAAGTTTTGATTTCGAAAATTCCATTTTGGTATCCAGGCGCTCGTTGGCTATTTTTTTTACTTCAGAAGCAATTTTTCCGGGGAATAGTAACGGAAGCAAAAATAGTAACAGCAGAATTCCTGCTGTTACTATTCCTGTCCATTTAAGAATCTTTAGGCTTATATTTTTAAATGAAGTATTCATGGCGTAGATTTTTAATTATTTTTTTTCCGATTCCTTCTTAGCATCTTCCTTCGCTTTTTCTTCTTTAGCTTTTTCTTCTTTAGCTTTTTCTTCTTTAGCTTTTTCTTCTTTCTCTTTAGCAGCTTTTTCCTGTTTTTCTTTTTCTTCTTTGGCTTTCTGCTCTTTTTCTTTAGCTGCTTTTTCCTGCTGCTCTTCTTTTTTCTCTTTCAGTTCTTCCTGTTTCTTTTCTTTTTCCTTCTCTTTTTTCTTGAAGTACCCTCTAAACAGGAAGTTGCTTTTTGCGGCTTCCATATTGTCGCTGAAACCTTTTGTACCGCTTTCTAAATTAGACAGCGTATTCGAAACGCTGTTAGCCATTTTATCATCACGTACTAATCTTGCCAGCGCGCCGTTTCCGTTGTTCATACTGTGGCTGAAAATGGCAATCTCATCAGAAATGACCCCAATATTGTCTACGCTTTTTTTAACACTTTTCATAATATCGGTCATCTCGATACCGTCGATTGAAGCAATGGCGCCGTTGTCCTCTACAATTTTTGTCGATTTTACTCCCGGTGTAATGGTCAGTACTTTGTCTCCCATTAATCCGTCAGATCCAATACTGGCATGTGCATCTGTTTTAATAAATTCACGCACTTCGTCTTTTATAACCATCGAAACCACAACAGATGAATCGTTGATTAACCGGATTGCTTCGACTGTACCAATGTTAATCCCCGAAAAACGAACGTTGTTTCCAACTTCCAGACCGCTTACGGTTTTAAATTTTGAGGTGATGTGGAAAGTCGAGCCAAACAGATTTTTTTGTTTGCCAATAAAATAAATGGCCATTATAAAAAGTAACAGCCCCACTGTTACAAACATTCCTAATTTCCAAGTATATCCTGATTCCTTTTCCATGATTTCTACTATTTTATTTTGCTTTATTCAAAGAATGAGCGTACCCATTCGTCTTCATCTTTTTCAAGTTCTTCATAGGTTCCTTCGGCATGGATAACGCCGTCTTTGAGAACCATTATTCTGTCGGCAGTCATTTTGGCGCAGGCCATATCGTGCGTAATGATTATAGATGATGTTTTTTGTTTATGTTTAATATCAAGTATCAATTCGCTGATTTCTCTTGATGTAATGGTGTCCAGTCCTGTTGTAGGCTCATCGTACAAGATGATTTCGGGTTTTAAAATGAGCGTTCTCGCCAAACCGATCCTTTTTCGCATCCCGCCCGAAAGTTCAGACGGCATTTTATCGATCGCATCAGCTAAACCTACATTTTCAAGCGCTTCCATCACTTCGTGTTCAATTTCATCGGCACTTAAATCTCTTTTATGGGCGCGTAATGTAAAAGCCAGATTTTCTCTAACCGACATCGAGTCGTACAAAGCAGCGCTCTGGAATAAGAACCCAATTTTGACTCTTATTTTATTCAGTTCACTTTTATCAAGGTTGAGCACATTTTCGTCAAAAACTTTTATTTCGCCTTTGTCTGGTTCAATTAAACCCACAATACATTTAATCGTAACCGATTTTCCTGAACCCGAACGCCCCAAAATGACCAGATCTTCGCCTTTGTTCACCGTCAGGGTTACACCTTTTAAAACAGCATTGTCTTTGCCAAATGTTTTGTGCAGGTCTTTAATCTCGATGATAGGTTTTGAGTCCTTATCTTTAGATTTTGGTTTGGTATTTTTTTCTTCTTTAATCATCTTTAAAAAAATAAATCGGTTATTTGTACTGCGACCATATCAATAATAAATATGCTTAAAGAGGCTGTAACTACGGCAGAGTTGGCAGCGCGTCCTACACTTTCGGTTCCGTTAGAAGCTGTAAAACCTTTGTAACAGCCAATCATTCCGATAAAATAGCCAAAAAAGAAAGTTTTGATTGTGGCGGGAATTACATCCAGAAATTCTAGTGACTGAACAATCTGCGTTAAGTATCTGTAGAAATTTACATCGCCGTGAATATTGATTCCTACGTAACCGCCCACAATTCCTATGGCATCTGCAAAGAAAACCAGAATAGGGACCATTAAGGTACAGGCCAGAATTCGGGTAACAACCAGATAATTATAAGGATTAATAGCCGAAACTTCCATAGCGTCAATCTGTTCGGTTACCTTCATAGAACCTAATTCGGCACCAATTCCTGATGAAATTTTTCCGGCGCATATCAAGGCCGTAATAACCGGAGCGATCTCTCGTATTAAAGAAAGTGCGACCATGCCCGGAAGCCAGCTTTCGGCTCCAAATTTTACCAGAGTAGGGCGTGACTGCAGTGTAAGCACCAATCCCATAATAAAACCGGTAATGGCAACTAAAGGAAGTGATTTATAACCGATGATGTAACATTGTTTCAAAAACTCTTTTGCCTCATAAGGAGGGATAAAAACCTCCTTAAAAAACCGCTTTGCAAACAAGGCTGCATCTCCAATTTGTGAGAATGTATTTTTTAATCCAAGTATCAAAATGTTTTAGTTTTAAGTTAGGTGTGTTTTGGTAATCAATAATTTAACATTTTTCAATGCTTTTTAAATTATAGATGAAAGTTACGTTGATACTTGTTAAAATATTTTACAAAACTTTTTAGGAGGCTTATATAATTTTCATTTAAAACAATAATAATCCTTAAATATCGTTGCGTTTCTGCCAACAAAAAATCCCTTTCATTGAGAAAGGGATTTTCCGGGTTAAAAGAATTTTGGTCAGTTTTGCCTTGATTCTATGAGTTAATAGCGATACCGCTTCGTGATTTTCTTATGGGAATAACTTTAGACTCAGACTGAGAAAAGTTTTCCATTAATAATCTTGCAGTTAAATAACATACTGTCGACTCGGCACCCTGATTTAAGTTTACGTTGTCTTTTTCAAGTCCGTCATAACCACCGCCGCTTACCGGATTGTACATGATTTGGTTTAAATGATTTTTTCCTAAAAACCAGTTGAATGCCGATTTCATTTTCTTTTTATACTGCGGTGTTTCAAATGCTTTGTAAAATGCATATAAAGTCTGAATTGTGTACGTAACATCAATTGGCTGTTCGCCGTATTCTGCCGGTTGAGAATCTTTATGGTACCAGCTTTGGTTTGAAATTGCTTTGAAATTTCCGTCGACAAATGTTTTGGAAATTAAGAAATCTAACGAGTCCAGAGCCACTTTTTTGTAAACCGGTTTATTGGTAATTAAATACGCATACAGCATAGATTCCGGAAGGATTCCGTTTCCGTATGTTAAATAATTTTCGAACCACTGCCAGTCTTCGGTTGCTGTATCTTCGTAATTTGCCAGTAATTTAGCATTCAGTTTGTTAATAATAGCGGCTACGTATAAATTTGGCGTTGCCGTGTGGTACAAATACAAACCTTTTGTTGCAAAACCAATTGAACGCGGCGACTGAATATTTTCTGCCCATTTAAGCGAGTTCAATAATATTTTATTCGCTTTTTTTGAAATATTTTCAGGAAGAATGTCTGAGTTTGAAACTACGGTTCCTAAAGCCCAGATGGCTCTTGCGTTTGAATCTTCGAGATTAACTTCGGCATTCTGCTCAACATGTTCGCGGTTTTCCTGATCGACATAATTGATAAAATCGCCTTTTGGTCTCTGGCATCTTTCGATAAAATCCAGATAGATTAAAATGTACGGAAGATCGTCTTTGTCTTTTGTTAAACGATAATGCATACAAAATGCAATAAGCGCACGCGCATTATCATCTAAGGTATAACCCGAATCCAGATCCGGAACCGAAATTTTACTAAACTGGATGATTCCCAAATCAGTAGTTAATTTTTTGATATGACGTAACTGAATGTCAGGATAGCTGTATTTGATGTCTGAAGAATTTTCCATAAGCTTTTTATAGGTTTCCATATGTGTAAGACCTGCATTTTCCCAAGATGAAGCTCTCATTTTGGATAAAGCATTTATGGCCATTTCGTTTCTTAAATTTTCATCAGAAATTAATTTTAAAGCAGATGCTGCAAATTGATCTGAATCTCCAATATCAACCAGGATACCGCAGTCTTCTGTTAAAACTTCCAGTGTATGCGGAATTTTTGAGGCTACCATTGGACAGGCTGAGCTCATAGCGTAGGCAAAAGTGCCGCTGACAGCCTGATTTGGATCTTTGGATGTAAATAAATAAATATCAGTGGCTTTTAGATAGTTTAAAAGCTCTTCGGTTTCTAAATATTCATTGATGAAGCGAACATTATTCTGAAGATTTAATTCTTCAACCATGGCTTCTAATTTATCTCTGTAAGCATCAACACCGTCAATAATTAAATTTGGATGTGTTCTGCCAATAATCAAATAAAGTACCTTGGGTTCTTTTTCGACAATTTTGGACATTGCCTGAAGTCCCGTTTCGATA
This portion of the Flavobacterium gelatinilyticum genome encodes:
- a CDS encoding AsmA family protein translates to MNTSFKNISLKILKWTGIVTAGILLLLFLLPLLFPGKIASEVKKIANERLDTKMEFSKSKLSFFTHFPSLTVSLDDLSLTGSAPFGNDTLLKADQVAFGINLKRLIFDNEVKINKLYISDALINVMVNQKGQANYNIYVAPEDRKNEKEDPNAPEEGTAIRLERIDLKNCHVKYNDRSAKILVDAKGFNYIGKGNLSEDIFDLNTDAKIDTLDFYYGKTAYLRKKEVHADLITRINTHALSFILQKNELQINKLPLTFTGLFTILRDGYKINIKAASENTTVKDLLSVMPPEYLTWLEETEVSGKSNLVLSFRGDYNVSQNKKPNLAFNLKIKDGAVNYQNAPVPLTDFQMDLNALLPSLDTEQLAVNLRNLRFKVGEKDYFNAYLRSRGLSEMNIDASVKGALDLAVVDAALGLDKINIKGILKTDIKAKGLFSTSKKLFPKTIGGISLRNGWLKTDYYPNPITNITFVANALNKAGTYEDLIVAIAPASFTFEGNPVYINAALSDFSDLAYNAKIKGELNVGRIYQVFSQKGLDVSGYAKADLSLKGKQSYATTGQYSKLDNRGTILLKNIKATSELFPKSFFIKQGNFRFQNEKMWFEKFNASYGKSDFDINGYLLNTINYFLESKGTLSGNFNLKSKLINVDEFMALEKGENTDRKLEVEYAKEDHPKMSGVVMIPKNLNVSLSANADKVEYNGLVLNKLTGKLGVSKEGFQLENTTFNIIDCIMGVDASYKDESPVAAHFDAHLTAKDFSVQRAYKEIPMFHDMVTAAEKAQGIISVDYKIKGDLNGNMGPIYESLEGGGTINLRDVKIKGLKLFEGLSSKTGQKGLDNPNMKGIEIKSSIDDNLIHVEPFTFGVAGFRPTIKGTTSFDGLLDIRVRLGLPPFGIVGFPIVVTGTHEDPKIKIFSKTGQKIIGSVYDEKNNKVVKKEKVSKSRPK
- a CDS encoding ABC transporter ATP-binding protein; the protein is MIKEEKNTKPKSKDKDSKPIIEIKDLHKTFGKDNAVLKGVTLTVNKGEDLVILGRSGSGKSVTIKCIVGLIEPDKGEIKVFDENVLNLDKSELNKIRVKIGFLFQSAALYDSMSVRENLAFTLRAHKRDLSADEIEHEVMEALENVGLADAIDKMPSELSGGMRKRIGLARTLILKPEIILYDEPTTGLDTITSREISELILDIKHKQKTSSIIITHDMACAKMTADRIMVLKDGVIHAEGTYEELEKDEDEWVRSFFE
- a CDS encoding MlaE family ABC transporter permease, producing MILGLKNTFSQIGDAALFAKRFFKEVFIPPYEAKEFLKQCYIIGYKSLPLVAITGFIMGLVLTLQSRPTLVKFGAESWLPGMVALSLIREIAPVITALICAGKISSGIGAELGSMKVTEQIDAMEVSAINPYNYLVVTRILACTLMVPILVFFADAIGIVGGYVGINIHGDVNFYRYLTQIVQSLEFLDVIPATIKTFFFGYFIGMIGCYKGFTASNGTESVGRAANSAVVTASLSIFIIDMVAVQITDLFF
- a CDS encoding glycosyltransferase — translated: MKTISNKSKIVFLSTFPPTQCGIATYTQDTIKGITDVFGKSITCEICELVDKPKAEKTQAYTLNTKNREEYAKVAEEINEDKNVKLVHIQHEFGLFSGNYGDHLLDFLNTIKKPVTFTFHSVIPNPNDELRTFVKLLLSYSNSVFVMTNQSKEILMKDYAMEDEIITTVPHGTHIVIYETPEIAKARYDIQDRIVLSTFGLLGEGKNIETGLQAMSKIVEKEPKVLYLIIGRTHPNLIIDGVDAYRDKLEAMVEELNLQNNVRFINEYLETEELLNYLKATDIYLFTSKDPNQAVSGTFAYAMSSACPMVASKIPHTLEVLTEDCGILVDIGDSDQFAASALKLISDENLRNEMAINALSKMRASSWENAGLTHMETYKKLMENSSDIKYSYPDIQLRHIKKLTTDLGIIQFSKISVPDLDSGYTLDDNARALIAFCMHYRLTKDKDDLPYILIYLDFIERCQRPKGDFINYVDQENREHVEQNAEVNLEDSNARAIWALGTVVSNSDILPENISKKANKILLNSLKWAENIQSPRSIGFATKGLYLYHTATPNLYVAAIINKLNAKLLANYEDTATEDWQWFENYLTYGNGILPESMLYAYLITNKPVYKKVALDSLDFLISKTFVDGNFKAISNQSWYHKDSQPAEYGEQPIDVTYTIQTLYAFYKAFETPQYKKKMKSAFNWFLGKNHLNQIMYNPVSGGGYDGLEKDNVNLNQGAESTVCYLTARLLMENFSQSESKVIPIRKSRSGIAINS
- a CDS encoding MlaD family protein, translated to MEKESGYTWKLGMFVTVGLLLFIMAIYFIGKQKNLFGSTFHITSKFKTVSGLEVGNNVRFSGINIGTVEAIRLINDSSVVVSMVIKDEVREFIKTDAHASIGSDGLMGDKVLTITPGVKSTKIVEDNGAIASIDGIEMTDIMKSVKKSVDNIGVISDEIAIFSHSMNNGNGALARLVRDDKMANSVSNTLSNLESGTKGFSDNMEAAKSNFLFRGYFKKKEKEKEKKQEELKEKKEEQQEKAAKEKEQKAKEEKEKQEKAAKEKEEKAKEEKAKEEKAKEEKAKEDAKKESEKK